In the Spirochaetota bacterium genome, one interval contains:
- a CDS encoding helix-turn-helix transcriptional regulator — MNRAGQSAARQGLKSSDEKKLKTALPGEATLATLSEFFKVFGDVTRIKILYLLSRSDLCVHDITSILEMNQSAISHQLRILKQARLVRYRRDGRSICYSLDDDHVKQIFNQGFEHISE, encoded by the coding sequence CCGCGCGGCAGGGACTGAAATCGAGCGATGAAAAAAAGCTCAAGACCGCGCTCCCCGGCGAGGCGACGCTTGCCACGCTATCAGAGTTCTTCAAGGTCTTCGGCGATGTCACCAGGATCAAGATCCTGTACCTCCTGTCCCGGTCCGACCTGTGCGTGCACGACATCACCTCGATCCTGGAGATGAACCAGTCGGCCATATCCCACCAGCTGCGGATCCTCAAGCAGGCGCGCCTGGTCCGGTACCGGCGCGACGGCAGGTCGATCTGCTATTCCCTGGACGACGACCACGTGAAGCAGATCTTCAACCAGGGCTTCGAGCATATAAGCGAATGA
- a CDS encoding cation transporter, translating to MKEQSAEHHHAGHHHEGHDHGHGARGGRLVLVIIFNMIITAAEYVGGLLSGSLALISDAGHNLSDVLSLIMGYAGERVSEKGPDKKFSFGLKRFEVAVALVNALSLLGIGLYIVYEAVARYINPVPIDLKVMVPVAFIGLAGNLFSMLLLMRDRHRTLNMKAAFLHLLYDTVSSVAVIGAAVILYFTGLVLADLVISLVIVFMIAGSSFSIIRDSMRIFLQGTPAHIDADEVYRAIQAIAAVGSVHGLHIWSINSTEVFLSCHICVSDSGGGGDTDVIIQSVNTMLENKYGIRHTTLQVENTKLCSNSGTCCR from the coding sequence ATGAAAGAACAGAGCGCTGAACATCATCATGCCGGCCATCACCATGAAGGCCACGATCACGGCCATGGGGCGCGGGGAGGCAGGCTCGTCCTGGTGATCATCTTCAACATGATCATCACGGCCGCCGAGTACGTCGGCGGGCTCCTCTCCGGCAGCCTTGCCCTGATATCCGACGCCGGCCACAACCTCTCCGACGTCCTTTCCCTCATCATGGGCTACGCCGGCGAAAGGGTGTCGGAGAAGGGCCCGGACAAGAAATTCTCTTTCGGCCTGAAGCGCTTCGAAGTGGCCGTGGCCCTGGTGAACGCCCTGTCGCTCCTCGGCATAGGCCTTTACATCGTGTACGAGGCCGTGGCGCGCTACATCAACCCGGTCCCCATCGACCTGAAAGTCATGGTCCCGGTGGCGTTCATCGGCCTGGCGGGCAATCTCTTTTCCATGCTCCTGCTGATGCGGGACCGGCACCGGACCCTGAACATGAAGGCGGCCTTCCTGCACCTCCTCTACGACACCGTCTCGTCCGTGGCGGTCATCGGCGCGGCCGTCATACTATACTTCACCGGCCTGGTCCTGGCGGACCTCGTCATCAGCCTGGTGATCGTGTTCATGATCGCCGGAAGCTCCTTTTCCATCATCCGGGACTCGATGAGGATCTTCCTGCAGGGAACGCCGGCTCATATAGACGCGGACGAGGTGTACCGCGCCATCCAGGCCATTGCCGCCGTGGGGAGCGTCCACGGCCTTCATATCTGGTCCATAAACTCGACGGAAGTGTTCCTGTCATGCCATATCTGCGTTTCGGACAGTGGCGGCGGGGGCGATACCGACGTCATCATACAGAGCGTCAACACCATGCTGGAGAACAAATACGGGATACGGCACACGACCCTCCAGGTCGAGAACACGAAGCTGTGTTCAAATTCTGGCACGTGCTGCCGTTAA
- a CDS encoding acyl-CoA thioesterase: MKKVSDSSITIVQHMTHQEANLAGNVHGGSIMKLIDNTAGIVGARHTGRNVVTASIDRLDFHSPVFVGDLLRLTAAINFVGKTSMEIGVRVEAENFITGAVRHTASAYLTFVALDDKLKPAGVPPIEFTTPDEVRRNCEAQERRKRRLAERIAEKGEGCGK; encoded by the coding sequence ATGAAAAAAGTCAGCGATTCGAGCATAACCATAGTGCAGCACATGACCCACCAGGAAGCGAACCTCGCCGGCAACGTCCACGGCGGCTCCATCATGAAGCTCATCGACAACACCGCCGGGATCGTGGGCGCCCGCCACACCGGCAGGAACGTGGTCACGGCCTCCATCGACCGCCTCGATTTCCACAGCCCGGTATTCGTGGGAGACCTGCTGCGCCTGACGGCGGCCATCAATTTCGTGGGAAAGACGTCCATGGAGATCGGCGTGCGGGTGGAGGCCGAGAACTTCATCACCGGCGCGGTGCGCCATACGGCGTCGGCCTATCTCACCTTCGTGGCCCTCGATGATAAGCTGAAGCCGGCCGGGGTGCCGCCTATCGAGTTCACAACGCCCGACGAGGTGCGGCGCAACTGCGAGGCCCAGGAGAGGAGGAAGCGAAGGCTCGCCGAGCGCATCGCGGAGAAGGGCGAGGGCTGTGGGAAGTAA
- a CDS encoding cobalamin-dependent protein (Presence of a B(12) (cobalamin)-binding domain implies dependence on cobalamin itself, in one of its several forms, or in some unusual lineages, dependence on a cobalamin-like analog.) — MKKDTASVMTGIDEALLAHDAPAIRGVILLAKRQGIPAEKARDALICAMDSARCGLSGKRISLPEFLLVIDTFRAGAKQLRISYPGMRSPKGTTKIAIGVVEGDVHDMGKNIVAAVLEARGYPVIDMGREVGLRAIQAVIQRDKPAVIALSSMMSTCLDTMKDIIRGVKSAHPRVMIIVGGAALDGDMALVMGADGYADSAITAPDEIRRLLGAQ, encoded by the coding sequence ATGAAAAAAGATACCGCATCTGTTATGACAGGCATTGACGAGGCGCTCCTTGCCCATGACGCGCCGGCGATTCGCGGCGTGATCCTTCTGGCTAAACGTCAGGGCATCCCGGCAGAGAAAGCCCGGGACGCGCTCATATGCGCGATGGATTCCGCGAGATGCGGCCTGTCCGGGAAAAGGATTTCCCTGCCGGAATTTTTGCTTGTCATCGATACGTTCCGGGCGGGAGCGAAACAGCTGCGGATATCGTATCCCGGGATGCGGAGCCCGAAAGGGACCACGAAAATCGCCATCGGCGTGGTGGAAGGGGACGTCCATGATATGGGAAAGAATATCGTCGCCGCGGTGTTGGAGGCCCGAGGGTACCCGGTGATAGACATGGGCAGGGAAGTCGGTTTGCGAGCGATCCAGGCCGTCATTCAGAGAGATAAACCGGCCGTTATCGCCCTCTCTTCCATGATGTCCACCTGTCTCGACACTATGAAGGATATAATACGTGGGGTGAAGTCCGCGCATCCCCGGGTGATGATAATCGTCGGCGGGGCCGCTCTTGACGGGGATATGGCGCTTGTCATGGGGGCAGATGGTTACGCCGACAGCGCGATCACCGCTCCGGACGAAATCAGGCGCCTGCTCGGTGCACAATGA
- a CDS encoding uroporphyrinogen decarboxylase family protein: protein MNAGRVLSSLREGIVPPPGEVPEPVLKAVARAVSLRGRISSLTTVERTFAALYHEKTDRVPVTPLVCSAARAIKGITFPDLSLNGEAAADVFYSGFEFIGGDLIVLMLDLSVEAADFGQAMIYPDDSTARPDYRKPLIKTPDDYGKLKPLGDGDWRRMGEFLKLCHIMVRRVGMRGLVGGFVFGPAGVLSMLRGAEQFFRDCVRYPDKVQKACEAVTETLVRYAEAQCDAGIPAVAIDTLYAGENGLPREIWERIEGPCAREISRAIRRKKCFVGVHNCGHGPYADLMLKWMEPHVMSIAHLPHDCATDADLKRRYGDRTTIIGYIPTQLLIHGTPEQVMDACKRQIDVLGKDGGYILAPGCEYPPNIPLTNAFAMMEAARRFG from the coding sequence ATGAATGCTGGAAGGGTCTTGTCGTCATTGAGAGAGGGAATCGTTCCTCCCCCTGGTGAAGTGCCTGAACCGGTGTTGAAGGCCGTCGCGCGGGCCGTCAGCCTCCGGGGAAGAATCTCATCCCTCACCACGGTTGAACGAACCTTCGCCGCGTTGTACCATGAAAAGACCGATAGGGTCCCGGTGACGCCTCTCGTATGTTCGGCGGCCCGCGCCATTAAGGGCATCACCTTTCCTGACCTTTCCCTCAACGGGGAAGCGGCGGCCGATGTGTTCTATTCCGGCTTCGAGTTCATCGGGGGCGATCTGATCGTTCTCATGCTCGATCTTTCGGTCGAGGCGGCCGATTTCGGGCAGGCGATGATTTATCCTGACGATTCAACCGCGCGGCCCGATTACAGGAAACCCCTCATAAAAACCCCGGACGATTATGGAAAATTAAAACCGCTGGGAGACGGTGACTGGCGGCGCATGGGGGAGTTCCTGAAATTGTGCCATATCATGGTGCGGCGTGTCGGTATGCGGGGCCTCGTGGGAGGGTTCGTGTTCGGTCCCGCGGGGGTGCTCAGCATGCTCAGGGGCGCGGAACAGTTCTTCCGGGATTGCGTGCGGTATCCCGACAAAGTGCAGAAGGCCTGCGAAGCGGTGACCGAAACCCTGGTGCGGTACGCCGAGGCACAGTGCGACGCGGGGATACCGGCGGTGGCTATAGACACGCTCTATGCCGGTGAAAACGGACTGCCGCGGGAAATCTGGGAGCGCATCGAAGGCCCGTGTGCCCGGGAGATAAGCAGGGCAATCAGGCGGAAGAAGTGCTTTGTCGGCGTACACAACTGCGGTCACGGCCCCTATGCGGATCTTATGCTGAAATGGATGGAGCCGCACGTGATGAGCATCGCCCATCTACCCCATGACTGCGCCACGGACGCTGATTTGAAACGACGCTATGGCGATCGGACCACGATCATCGGGTATATTCCCACGCAGCTTCTGATACACGGCACGCCGGAACAGGTAATGGATGCGTGTAAAAGACAGATTGACGTATTGGGGAAGGATGGAGGCTATATCCTCGCTCCGGGATGCGAATATCCCCCCAATATTCCCCTCACGAACGCGTTCGCTATGATGGAAGCGGCCCGCCGTTTCGGCTGA